In Marisediminicola antarctica, one DNA window encodes the following:
- the tpiA gene encoding triose-phosphate isomerase, translating to MTTNGRVPLIAGNWKLNLDHLQSIAFVQKLAWSLKDARLDFNDVEVAVFPPYTDLRSVQTLISADKLSLKFGAQDLSEHDSGAYTGEISGQFLRALDCSYVIIGHSERRTLHNETDAVVAAKTAAALRHGLVPVICVGETAEDLETHGPSAVPVSQLKVALATVPQGADIVVAYEPVWAIGSGQAATPEQAEQVCAALRAVVAEKIGQDAADKTRVLYGGSVKSGNIAGFMRQPNVDGALVGGASLDITEFSNIARFQKHVGV from the coding sequence ATGACCACGAACGGGCGCGTCCCGCTGATCGCGGGCAACTGGAAGCTCAACCTCGACCACCTGCAGTCGATCGCTTTCGTGCAAAAGCTCGCCTGGAGCCTGAAAGACGCGAGGCTCGACTTCAACGACGTCGAGGTCGCGGTGTTCCCGCCCTACACCGACCTCCGCTCGGTGCAGACTCTCATCTCGGCCGACAAGCTCTCCCTCAAATTCGGCGCGCAGGACCTGTCCGAGCACGATTCCGGCGCCTACACTGGCGAGATCTCTGGGCAATTCCTCCGGGCCCTCGACTGCAGCTACGTCATCATCGGGCACTCCGAGCGACGCACCCTGCACAACGAGACCGACGCCGTCGTCGCGGCGAAGACCGCCGCGGCCCTGCGCCACGGACTCGTTCCCGTCATCTGCGTCGGCGAGACCGCCGAGGACCTCGAGACCCACGGCCCGAGCGCGGTGCCCGTGTCTCAGCTGAAGGTCGCTCTCGCGACGGTGCCGCAGGGCGCCGACATCGTCGTCGCCTACGAGCCCGTCTGGGCCATCGGATCAGGCCAGGCCGCGACGCCCGAGCAGGCCGAGCAGGTGTGCGCCGCGTTGCGTGCCGTCGTCGCCGAGAAAATCGGACAGGATGCCGCCGACAAGACCCGCGTCCTCTACGGCGGCTCTGTCAAGTCGGGCAACATCGCGGGATTCATGCGCCAGCCCAATGTCGATGGAGCCCTCGTCGGCGGCGCTAGCCTCGACATCACTGAGTTCTCTAATATTGCTCGCTTTCAGAAGCATGTCGGCGTCTGA
- the secG gene encoding preprotein translocase subunit SecG, protein MEILQVILQVLLGITSLLLTLLILLHRGRGGGLSDMFGGGVTSNLGASGVAERNLNRITVFLGLLWITCIIVLGLITKFSGS, encoded by the coding sequence GTGGAAATTCTCCAGGTCATCCTGCAGGTCCTGCTCGGCATTACGAGCCTCCTGTTGACCTTGCTCATCCTCCTGCACCGCGGACGTGGTGGCGGGCTGTCCGATATGTTCGGCGGTGGAGTGACCTCGAATCTCGGCGCATCCGGCGTCGCGGAGCGTAACCTGAATCGAATAACGGTGTTCCTGGGGCTTCTCTGGATCACCTGCATCATCGTTCTCGGTTTGATCACCAAGTTCAGCGGAAGTTAG
- the rapZ gene encoding RNase adapter RapZ, with amino-acid sequence MTDPPVQQEVLIITGMSGAGRSTVGNALEDLGWYVVDNLPPQMLRPLVELVERAGSNLPKIAAVVDVRGGALFRDLAEIIRSLRNGTQLRVLFLEATDAALVRRFEQVRRPHPLQEDGTILDGITAEREKMLDLREASDLIIDTSDLNIHQLSTKIVEAFTGGDTPGLQVTLLSFGFKYGLPTDADLVADMRFLPNPFWIPELRSFTGLDRQVSDYVLAQEGASQFVTDYAAAITPVLAGYQRENKRHATIAIGCTGGKHRSVAVAEEFATRLRDLPGVAVSVKHRDLGRE; translated from the coding sequence ATGACCGACCCTCCCGTCCAGCAGGAAGTACTCATCATCACCGGAATGTCGGGGGCGGGCAGGTCGACGGTCGGCAACGCGCTCGAAGACCTCGGCTGGTACGTCGTCGACAATCTCCCACCGCAGATGCTGCGCCCGCTCGTCGAGCTCGTCGAACGGGCCGGATCGAACCTGCCCAAGATCGCCGCGGTCGTCGACGTGCGCGGCGGCGCGCTGTTTCGCGACCTCGCCGAGATCATCCGCTCCCTGCGCAACGGCACTCAGCTCCGCGTGCTCTTCCTGGAGGCGACGGATGCTGCCCTCGTGCGCCGATTCGAGCAGGTACGGCGCCCGCATCCGCTTCAGGAAGACGGCACTATCCTCGACGGGATCACCGCGGAGCGCGAGAAGATGCTCGACCTTCGCGAAGCCAGCGACCTCATCATCGACACCTCCGACCTCAACATCCACCAGCTCTCGACCAAGATCGTCGAGGCCTTCACCGGGGGCGACACACCCGGGCTGCAGGTGACGCTTCTGAGTTTCGGGTTTAAGTACGGACTCCCGACCGACGCCGACCTCGTCGCCGACATGCGCTTCCTGCCCAATCCGTTCTGGATCCCGGAGCTGCGTTCGTTCACCGGCCTCGACCGCCAGGTGAGCGACTACGTGCTCGCGCAAGAAGGCGCGAGCCAGTTCGTGACAGACTATGCCGCGGCCATTACTCCGGTGCTCGCCGGCTATCAGCGCGAGAACAAGAGACACGCTACGATCGCCATTGGATGCACCGGGGGGAAGCACCGGTCGGTTGCCGTCGCGGAAGAATTCGCCACGCGACTTCGAGACCTTCCCGGTGTGGCCGTGAGCGTCAAGCACCGCGACCTCGGTCGCGAGTGA
- the pgl gene encoding 6-phosphogluconolactonase, protein MTSERRVLVHHDLPALVGAVAARFITKMIDLLEEKPEVHIVLTGGGAGTGILTAINESDARDQVDWARVHIWWGDERWVAHDHADRNERHAREALLDHVALAPAHIHPFPAPGETADLETAADAHAATLKASASDGANVPVFDITFLGIGPDGHIASIFPESVGARVTDRSVIAVRNAPKPPPERLSLTFAAINGSDRIWLALSGVDKASALGLALAGAAPFEVPAAGVRGRRRTVFFVDSAAAAEVPAELISREY, encoded by the coding sequence ATGACCAGTGAACGCCGGGTGCTCGTCCACCACGACCTGCCCGCTCTCGTGGGTGCCGTCGCCGCACGGTTCATCACAAAGATGATCGACCTGCTCGAGGAGAAGCCAGAGGTGCACATCGTGCTGACCGGCGGAGGCGCTGGCACCGGCATCCTCACGGCGATCAACGAGTCGGATGCCCGCGATCAGGTCGACTGGGCGCGCGTGCACATCTGGTGGGGTGACGAGCGCTGGGTGGCGCACGACCATGCCGACCGCAACGAGCGGCATGCGCGCGAGGCGCTGCTGGACCACGTGGCGCTCGCGCCCGCGCACATCCACCCGTTCCCGGCTCCCGGCGAAACCGCGGATCTCGAGACTGCGGCTGACGCCCACGCCGCCACGCTGAAGGCCTCGGCCTCGGACGGCGCGAATGTGCCGGTGTTCGACATCACCTTCCTCGGCATCGGGCCGGACGGGCATATTGCGTCGATCTTCCCGGAGTCGGTCGGGGCCAGGGTCACCGACCGCTCAGTCATCGCGGTGCGCAACGCGCCCAAGCCCCCGCCGGAGCGGCTGAGCCTGACCTTCGCGGCGATCAACGGTTCAGACCGGATCTGGCTCGCGCTCTCGGGCGTGGACAAGGCATCGGCGCTCGGGCTCGCCCTCGCAGGTGCGGCACCGTTCGAGGTTCCCGCCGCGGGCGTGAGAGGACGTCGCCGAACCGTGTTCTTCGTCGACAGCGCCGCTGCCGCCGAGGTGCCAGCGGAGCTGATCAGCCGGGAGTATTAG
- the uvrC gene encoding excinuclease ABC subunit UvrC: MADTVAYRPKAGDIPTLPGVYRFSDASGRVLYVGKANSLRARLSNYFAPLRTLHERTRRMVLAADSVDWTVVGSEFEALQLEYTWIKEFDPPFNVKFRDDKTYPYLAITLGDPVPRVFITRNRKIPGARYFGPYTKVWAIRETVDQMLKAFPMRSCTDSTYKRAEQTGRPCLLGDIGKCVAPCVGRVKKEEHKSVALDFASFMGGNDSRYLADLTTRMKRAAAEQDYESAARIRDQLGALEAALAKSTIVLHDDIDVDIFGIAHDELAAAVQQFMVRGGRIRGVRGWVVDKELDLDLGALVDTVLQKAYEDAVPPREILIPELPDDSAALELLLTRLRGDRGETGRVALRSAQRGDKAALALTVATNAHNALVLYKSKRSGDFVARSQALADIQEALGMPEAPLRIECFDVSHLSGTNIVASMVVFEDGLPKKDQYRRFSIPESTDDTQSIYQTLSRRLANVDQETTRAGDDDQAVKKFAYRPNLLIVDGGQPQVAAAAKAMADAGVTGIQLCGIAKRLEEIWLPDSDYPVILPRNSDALFLFQRIRDEAHRFAISYQRQRRSKDISSVLDGIPGLGPSRIRELLRHFGSVKQLRAADAAAITEVNGIGPALAEVIHRTLRA; this comes from the coding sequence ATGGCCGACACCGTTGCGTACCGGCCGAAAGCCGGTGACATCCCGACCCTGCCGGGCGTGTACCGGTTCAGCGATGCCTCCGGCCGCGTGCTCTACGTCGGCAAGGCGAACAGCTTGCGCGCGCGCCTGAGCAACTACTTCGCGCCGCTGCGCACCCTGCACGAGCGCACCAGGCGCATGGTGCTTGCCGCCGACTCCGTCGACTGGACCGTCGTCGGCTCCGAGTTCGAGGCACTGCAGCTCGAGTACACCTGGATCAAGGAGTTCGACCCGCCATTCAACGTGAAGTTCCGGGACGACAAAACCTACCCGTACCTCGCGATCACCCTCGGCGATCCCGTTCCGCGAGTCTTCATCACCCGCAACCGCAAGATCCCCGGGGCGCGCTACTTCGGCCCGTACACCAAGGTCTGGGCAATCCGCGAGACGGTCGACCAGATGCTCAAGGCGTTCCCGATGCGCAGCTGCACCGACTCGACCTACAAGCGGGCCGAACAGACGGGTCGGCCCTGCCTTCTCGGCGACATCGGCAAATGCGTCGCGCCGTGCGTCGGCCGGGTCAAAAAAGAGGAGCACAAGTCGGTCGCGCTCGACTTCGCGTCGTTCATGGGTGGCAACGACTCCCGCTACCTCGCCGACCTCACCACCCGGATGAAGCGCGCGGCGGCGGAGCAGGACTACGAATCGGCCGCCCGCATCCGAGACCAGCTGGGCGCACTCGAGGCGGCGCTCGCGAAGAGCACAATTGTGCTGCACGACGACATCGACGTCGACATCTTCGGCATCGCGCACGACGAGCTCGCCGCCGCGGTGCAGCAGTTCATGGTGCGCGGGGGCCGGATCCGCGGGGTGCGCGGCTGGGTTGTCGATAAGGAGCTCGACCTCGACCTCGGCGCACTTGTCGACACGGTGCTGCAGAAGGCCTACGAGGACGCCGTGCCGCCGCGGGAGATCCTCATCCCCGAGCTCCCCGACGACTCGGCCGCGCTTGAGCTGCTGCTCACCCGCCTCCGCGGCGACCGCGGCGAGACCGGACGGGTGGCCCTGCGCAGCGCGCAGCGCGGCGACAAGGCCGCGCTCGCCCTGACCGTCGCCACGAACGCCCACAACGCCCTTGTGCTCTACAAGTCCAAACGCAGCGGCGACTTCGTCGCGAGGTCTCAGGCACTCGCCGACATCCAGGAGGCGCTCGGTATGCCGGAGGCCCCCCTGCGGATAGAGTGCTTCGATGTCTCCCACCTGAGCGGCACCAACATCGTCGCCTCGATGGTCGTGTTCGAGGACGGGCTGCCCAAAAAAGACCAGTACCGACGGTTCAGCATCCCCGAGTCGACCGACGACACCCAGTCGATCTACCAAACCCTCTCCCGCCGGCTTGCGAACGTCGACCAGGAGACCACCCGCGCGGGCGACGACGACCAGGCGGTCAAGAAGTTCGCCTACCGTCCGAACCTGCTCATCGTCGACGGCGGCCAGCCGCAGGTCGCGGCCGCAGCGAAGGCGATGGCTGACGCCGGGGTGACCGGGATCCAGCTCTGCGGCATCGCCAAACGACTCGAAGAGATCTGGCTGCCCGACTCCGACTACCCTGTGATCCTGCCGCGCAACAGCGACGCCCTGTTCCTATTCCAAAGGATCCGAGACGAGGCGCACCGCTTCGCGATCAGCTACCAGCGCCAGCGCCGGAGCAAGGACATCTCCTCGGTGCTCGATGGCATCCCGGGGCTCGGGCCCTCCCGGATCCGGGAGCTGCTGCGCCACTTCGGGTCGGTCAAGCAGTTGAGGGCGGCGGATGCGGCAGCGATCACCGAGGTCAACGGCATCGGCCCCGCCCTCGCCGAGGTCATCCACCGCACCCTCCGAGCCTGA
- a CDS encoding glucose-6-phosphate dehydrogenase assembly protein OpcA, translating to MIVDLPDTTTSRVSKTLVKIREEGGAVALGRVLTLVISTSLGHEEEAIEAANDASREHPMRVIVISTAAADSPAKDATRLDAQIRVGGDAGASEVIVLKAYGDMAQDEEGLVTGLLLPDAPVVAWWPGEAPEVASTSALGRIAQRRITDAAAQSDPRGFLEHLARTYSPGDTDFAWTRLTLWRAQLAAVLDQPPYEPIIAAEVHGAADSPSTTLIAAWLELQLELPVLHEVTPSIPGSSGIHGVKLDRSSGTIDLSRSHVNIVTLVQPNQPVHDISLPRRSMRECLAEELRRLGPDDLYGEVITRGLLESVDGRANSEARST from the coding sequence ATGATCGTCGACCTGCCCGACACCACCACGAGCCGCGTCTCGAAGACGCTCGTGAAGATCCGCGAGGAAGGCGGCGCCGTCGCCCTCGGGCGCGTACTGACCCTCGTCATCTCCACCTCCCTCGGCCACGAGGAGGAGGCGATCGAGGCCGCGAACGACGCGTCGCGGGAGCATCCGATGCGCGTCATCGTGATTTCCACCGCGGCAGCCGACTCCCCGGCGAAGGATGCGACGCGCCTCGACGCGCAGATCCGGGTCGGCGGCGATGCCGGCGCGAGCGAGGTCATTGTGCTCAAGGCCTATGGCGACATGGCCCAGGACGAGGAAGGCCTCGTCACGGGGCTTCTGCTGCCCGACGCCCCCGTCGTCGCGTGGTGGCCGGGTGAAGCGCCCGAGGTCGCCTCCACCTCAGCGCTGGGGCGCATCGCCCAACGTCGGATCACGGATGCCGCGGCGCAGAGCGACCCGCGCGGCTTCCTCGAGCACCTCGCCCGCACCTACTCGCCCGGAGACACCGACTTTGCCTGGACGAGACTCACCCTGTGGCGCGCGCAGCTGGCTGCGGTGCTCGACCAACCGCCGTACGAGCCGATCATCGCGGCGGAGGTGCACGGTGCGGCGGACTCGCCGTCGACGACGCTCATCGCCGCCTGGCTGGAGCTGCAGCTCGAGCTCCCGGTGCTGCACGAGGTCACGCCGTCCATTCCCGGATCCAGCGGCATCCACGGTGTCAAGCTCGATCGCTCCTCCGGAACGATCGACCTGTCCCGCTCGCATGTGAACATCGTCACCCTCGTGCAGCCGAATCAGCCGGTGCACGACATCTCACTGCCCCGTCGCAGCATGCGCGAGTGCCTCGCGGAGGAGCTTCGTCGCCTCGGCCCGGACGACCTGTACGGCGAAGTAATAACGAGAGGGTTGCTCGAATCCGTCGACGGGCGGGCCAACTCGGAGGCGCGATCCACATGA
- the gap gene encoding type I glyceraldehyde-3-phosphate dehydrogenase — translation MTVKIGINGFGRIGRNYFRAALAKGSDVEIVAVNDLTDNKSLAHLLKYDSISGRLDATVELEGDKIIVNGKPILVFAERDPANLPWGELGVDIVIESTGFFTKAADARKHITAGAKKVLVSAPATGDNVATIVLGVNEDIYDSAVHDIISNASCTTNCLAPLAKVLLDNFGIERGLMTTVHAYTADQNLQDGPHSDLRRARAAALNIIPTSTGAAKALGLVIPALVGKLDGYALRVPVPTGSITDLTVEVSGTVTVEEINAAYKAAAEGPLKGILKYTEEPIVSSDIVGDPHSSIFDAGLTKVLGNQVKVASWYDNEWGYSNRLVDLTEYVAAKL, via the coding sequence TTGACTGTCAAGATCGGTATCAACGGCTTCGGCCGCATCGGCCGCAACTACTTCCGCGCCGCCCTCGCCAAGGGCAGCGACGTCGAAATCGTCGCGGTCAACGACCTCACCGACAACAAGTCGCTCGCGCACCTGCTCAAGTACGACTCCATCAGCGGACGCCTGGACGCGACGGTCGAGCTCGAGGGCGACAAGATCATCGTCAACGGCAAGCCCATCCTCGTGTTCGCCGAGCGCGACCCCGCGAACCTTCCGTGGGGCGAGCTCGGAGTCGACATTGTCATCGAGTCGACCGGATTCTTCACTAAGGCCGCCGACGCCCGCAAGCACATCACCGCAGGCGCCAAGAAGGTTCTCGTCTCCGCGCCCGCGACCGGCGACAACGTCGCCACGATCGTGCTCGGCGTCAACGAGGACATCTACGACTCGGCCGTGCACGACATCATCTCCAACGCGTCCTGCACGACGAACTGCCTCGCGCCGCTCGCCAAGGTGCTGCTCGACAACTTCGGTATCGAACGCGGTCTCATGACCACGGTGCACGCCTACACCGCCGACCAGAACCTGCAGGACGGCCCGCACAGCGACCTGCGCCGCGCCCGTGCCGCCGCCCTCAACATCATCCCGACGTCGACCGGTGCCGCCAAGGCCCTCGGCCTCGTCATCCCCGCTCTCGTGGGCAAGCTCGACGGCTACGCGCTGCGCGTTCCCGTGCCCACCGGCTCGATCACCGACCTCACTGTCGAGGTCTCCGGGACCGTCACGGTCGAGGAGATCAATGCGGCCTACAAGGCCGCCGCAGAGGGCCCGCTCAAGGGAATCCTGAAGTACACCGAGGAGCCGATCGTCTCGAGCGACATCGTCGGCGACCCGCACTCCTCGATCTTCGACGCCGGACTCACCAAGGTGCTCGGCAACCAGGTCAAGGTAGCCTCGTGGTACGACAACGAGTGGGGCTACTCGAACCGTCTCGTCGACCTGACCGAGTACGTCGCGGCCAAGCTCTAG
- a CDS encoding RNA polymerase-binding protein RbpA codes for MASGGSAIRGSRVGSGPMGEQDRGYQTERIAVSYWDALGNQTVRYFAASLPDAEIPELIDSPQSGLPAGRDKEAPPSLVKLEPYKTHLAYVKERRTEEEAAELLNEALEQLRARRGRVASN; via the coding sequence ATGGCATCAGGTGGAAGTGCAATTCGCGGCTCGCGCGTCGGCTCCGGCCCGATGGGCGAGCAGGATCGCGGGTACCAGACGGAGCGGATCGCCGTCTCCTACTGGGACGCGCTCGGCAACCAGACCGTCCGCTACTTCGCGGCGAGCCTTCCGGATGCCGAAATCCCCGAGTTGATCGACTCTCCCCAGTCCGGCCTGCCCGCCGGCCGCGACAAGGAGGCCCCGCCGAGCCTTGTCAAGCTCGAGCCCTACAAGACCCACCTCGCGTACGTCAAGGAACGACGCACCGAGGAAGAGGCGGCCGAGCTCCTCAATGAGGCACTCGAGCAGCTCCGCGCCCGCCGCGGACGCGTCGCCTCCAACTAG
- a CDS encoding superoxide dismutase: MADYTLPELPYDYAALEPSISGTIMELHHGKHHQAYVTGANAALAQLAEARDSGNLANVNKLEKDLAFNLGGHVNHSVFWTNLSPDGGDKPTGELASALDDNFGSFDKFTAHFTAAALGVQGSGWAALVWDSIGERLIIQQFFDQQSNFAAGTVPVLLLDVWEHAYYLDYRNVRADYVKAFWNIANWANVQKRFETAREKTNGLLLLS, translated from the coding sequence ATGGCTGATTACACACTTCCCGAACTGCCGTACGACTACGCCGCACTCGAGCCGAGCATCAGTGGCACGATCATGGAGCTCCACCACGGCAAGCACCACCAGGCCTATGTGACCGGGGCGAACGCCGCGCTGGCCCAGCTGGCCGAGGCGCGCGACAGCGGCAATCTCGCCAACGTGAACAAGCTCGAGAAGGACCTCGCGTTCAACCTTGGCGGGCACGTCAACCACTCCGTGTTCTGGACCAACCTCTCACCCGATGGCGGCGACAAGCCCACCGGCGAGCTCGCGTCGGCACTCGACGACAACTTCGGCTCCTTCGACAAGTTCACGGCGCACTTCACGGCCGCCGCACTCGGCGTGCAGGGGTCCGGCTGGGCCGCGCTCGTCTGGGATTCCATCGGCGAGCGTCTCATCATCCAGCAGTTCTTCGACCAGCAGAGCAATTTCGCGGCCGGCACGGTCCCCGTGCTCCTGCTCGACGTCTGGGAGCACGCGTACTACCTCGATTACCGCAACGTGCGCGCGGACTACGTGAAGGCATTCTGGAACATCGCGAACTGGGCGAACGTGCAGAAGCGCTTCGAAACGGCCCGCGAGAAGACGAACGGCCTGCTGCTACTGTCGTAG
- a CDS encoding phosphoglycerate kinase — MTLRTIDSLGPLAGRKVIVRCDLNVPLKDGRITDDGRIRASLPTLGALVGAGARVIVISHLGRPDGTPDPKYSLAPVAQRLGELLGQSVAFAEDTVGSSAAEVAAGLADGQVALLENLRFDARETSKSDADRREFAAQLAALGDAFVSDGFGVVHRKQASVYELAELLPSSAGALIATELAVLYKLTATPTRPYTVVLGGSKVSDKLGVIAHLLPRVDSLLIGGGMLFTFLAALGHKVGESLLEEDQLDVVRGYLDEAERLGVEIVLPTDIVVASRFGPDAEHIVAPADGIENTPFGASGLGLDIGPDTAARFAEVIRASKTVFWNGPMGVFELAPFAAGTKTVAEALTEIDGLSVVGGGDSAAAVRVLGFTDEQFGHISTGGGASLEFLEGKRLPGLEILGWQA, encoded by the coding sequence ATGACGCTCCGCACGATCGATTCCCTCGGACCGCTGGCAGGCAGGAAGGTCATCGTCCGCTGCGATCTGAACGTTCCGTTGAAGGACGGACGGATCACGGACGACGGACGGATCCGTGCTTCCCTGCCTACCCTGGGTGCGCTCGTGGGCGCCGGGGCGCGAGTCATTGTGATCTCGCACCTCGGCCGGCCCGACGGCACTCCCGACCCGAAGTACAGCCTCGCCCCGGTCGCCCAGCGACTGGGCGAGCTGCTCGGGCAGAGCGTCGCCTTCGCGGAGGACACCGTCGGAAGCTCAGCTGCCGAAGTGGCCGCCGGGCTCGCCGACGGCCAGGTCGCGCTGCTCGAGAACCTGAGGTTCGACGCGCGCGAGACTTCGAAGTCCGACGCCGACCGCCGCGAGTTCGCGGCTCAGCTCGCCGCACTCGGCGACGCGTTCGTGTCCGACGGTTTCGGCGTCGTGCACCGCAAGCAGGCGAGCGTCTACGAGCTCGCCGAGCTGCTTCCCAGCTCGGCAGGCGCGCTCATCGCGACCGAACTCGCGGTGCTTTACAAGCTCACCGCCACGCCGACCCGGCCCTACACGGTCGTTCTCGGCGGCTCAAAGGTCTCCGACAAGCTCGGAGTCATCGCGCACCTCCTTCCCCGCGTCGACTCGCTGCTCATTGGCGGCGGCATGCTCTTCACCTTCCTCGCGGCCCTCGGCCACAAGGTCGGAGAGAGCCTGCTCGAGGAGGACCAGCTCGACGTCGTGCGCGGCTACCTCGACGAGGCCGAGCGCCTCGGCGTCGAGATCGTGCTGCCCACCGACATCGTCGTGGCCTCGAGATTCGGACCGGATGCCGAGCACATCGTCGCGCCGGCGGACGGCATCGAGAACACGCCCTTCGGCGCATCCGGACTCGGACTCGACATCGGTCCCGACACTGCTGCGCGATTCGCCGAGGTCATCCGTGCCTCGAAGACGGTCTTCTGGAATGGCCCGATGGGCGTGTTCGAGCTCGCGCCGTTCGCGGCGGGCACGAAAACCGTCGCCGAGGCCCTCACAGAGATCGACGGACTCTCCGTCGTAGGCGGGGGCGACTCGGCTGCGGCGGTGCGCGTGCTCGGCTTCACGGACGAACAATTTGGACACATTTCAACGGGTGGTGGCGCGAGCCTCGAGTTCCTCGAGGGCAAGCGTCTCCCAGGACTGGAGATTCTCGGATGGCAAGCATGA
- the whiA gene encoding DNA-binding protein WhiA codes for MALTADVKDELARIEVAKTTIRAAELATILRFSGGLHLISGRIAVESELDTAQLAKRVRKDLAELYGVRSEISVMSASGLRRTSHYLVRVLDGGETLARQTGLLDARRRPIRGLPNRLTTGSREEIAAVWRGAFLAHGSLTDPGRSAALEITCPGNESALALVGAAGRLKVQAKAREVRGVHRVVIRDADAISAMLVHMGAHATVLHWEELRQRREVRATANRLVNFDDANLRRSAQAAVAACARVERALEILDGNVPDHLKYAGELRLNFRDSSLDELGHHADPPMTKDAVAGRIRRLLAMADKRAVDLGIPGTDANLPPDYDDE; via the coding sequence GTGGCACTAACCGCCGACGTCAAAGACGAACTGGCCCGCATCGAGGTCGCCAAGACGACCATTCGCGCCGCCGAACTCGCCACCATCCTGCGCTTCTCCGGCGGGCTGCACCTGATCTCGGGCCGGATCGCGGTCGAATCGGAGCTCGACACCGCCCAGCTCGCCAAGCGGGTGCGCAAGGACCTTGCCGAGCTGTACGGCGTGCGCAGCGAGATCTCCGTGATGTCCGCCTCAGGCCTGCGCCGCACGAGCCACTACCTCGTGCGTGTGCTCGACGGCGGGGAGACCCTCGCGCGGCAGACGGGGCTCCTCGACGCGCGGCGCCGCCCCATCAGAGGCCTCCCCAACCGGCTCACGACCGGAAGCCGCGAGGAGATCGCCGCCGTGTGGCGCGGCGCGTTCCTCGCCCACGGCTCGCTCACCGACCCGGGACGCTCCGCGGCGCTCGAGATCACCTGCCCCGGCAACGAATCCGCCCTCGCCCTCGTTGGCGCCGCCGGCCGACTCAAGGTGCAGGCGAAGGCCCGCGAAGTGCGCGGCGTGCACCGCGTCGTCATCCGCGACGCCGATGCGATCAGCGCCATGCTCGTCCACATGGGCGCGCACGCCACCGTGCTGCACTGGGAGGAGCTGCGGCAGCGCCGGGAGGTGCGCGCGACCGCCAACCGGCTGGTCAACTTCGACGACGCAAACCTGCGCCGCTCCGCGCAGGCCGCTGTCGCCGCCTGCGCCCGGGTCGAACGGGCCCTGGAGATTCTCGACGGCAACGTGCCGGACCACCTGAAGTACGCGGGGGAGCTGCGCCTGAACTTCCGCGACTCCAGCCTTGACGAGCTCGGACACCACGCGGACCCACCGATGACGAAGGATGCCGTCGCGGGACGCATCCGCCGGCTCCTCGCGATGGCCGACAAGCGCGCCGTCGACCTCGGAATTCCGGGCACCGACGCAAACCTGCCGCCCGACTACGACGACGAGTGA